The Triticum aestivum cultivar Chinese Spring chromosome 7B, IWGSC CS RefSeq v2.1, whole genome shotgun sequence genome window below encodes:
- the LOC123162060 gene encoding transcription factor NAI1-like, with protein sequence MEESSFTQWALNTLDQHTFPAAASPVYYTDSFHCGDHTAAAFPSQQELCTPRQPLPTAAGDKPDLTVQVDNQYGDSSSGDAVVHATVARASTPMSWKSSAPSTQSAVRGGHKRAAGRRSGRNLQASAVSASSVSPDPANGHIIAERRRREKINQRLMELSTLIPGLKKMNKATIIGDAVKHLRELQEKVNILENNNRYAATTTICSTVLVHKNRPCLGGLTSNYGDDNVGQPSQLGTWLPEIKVRFSDKSVLVQIHCENTNGLLVRVLAEVEVLRLAITHTSSMPFLADTTIINITAKLGEGFNTTMEEMVRRINSVLDQH encoded by the exons ATGGAGGAGTCGAGCTTCACGCAGTGGGCGCTAAACACGCTGGACCAGCacaccttccccgccgccgcctctccggTATACTATACTGACAGCTTCCACTGCGGCGACCATACTGCCGCCGCCTTCCCCTCGCAGCAGGAACTCTGCACCCCTCGCCAGCCTCTGCCGACGGCGGCCGGTGACAAGCCGGACCTGACGGTGCAGGTCGACAACCAGTACGGGGATAGCAGCTCCGGCGATGCGGTGGTCCACGCCACCGTCGCCAGGGCTAGCACGCCAATGAGCTGGAAGTCCAGTGCTCCGTCGACGCAGTCGGCCGTGAGAGGAGGACATAAGCGTGCTGCCGGGAGGAGATCTGGGAGGAACTTGCAGGCCTCCGCAGTGTCGGCGTCGTCGGTGTCCCCTGATCCCGCCAACGGCCACATAATCGCGGAGCGTCGCCGGAGGGAGAAGATCAACCAGAGGCTCATGGAGCTCTCCACTCTTATCCCTGGCCTAAAGAAG ATGAACAAGGCAACGATTATTGGGGATGCGGTGAAGCACCTGAGAGAGCTCCAAGAGAAGGTGAACATCCTGGAGAACAACAACAGGTATgctgccaccaccaccatctgCTCCACTGTGCTCGTCCACAAGAACAGACCCTGCCTAGGTGGCCTCACCAGTAACTACGGCGATGATAACGTCGGTCAACCGAGCCAGTTGGGCACATGGCTTCCAGAGATCAAGGTCCGGTTTTCAGATAAGAGTGTGCTCGTGCAGATCCACTGTGAGAACACAAATGGACTACTAGTGAGGGTACTGGCAGAGGTGGAGGTACTCCGACTTGCCATCACCCACACCAGCAGCATGCCATTCCTAGCTGACACCACCATCATCAACATTACCGCCAAG TTGGGAGAGGGGTTCAATACAACAATGGAGGAGATGGTAAGAAGGATCAACTCAGTGCTGGATCAACATTAG